The following are encoded in a window of Scleropages formosus chromosome 7, fSclFor1.1, whole genome shotgun sequence genomic DNA:
- the higd1a gene encoding HIG1 domain family member 1A, mitochondrial: MSSVENYEELESKLMRKVKENPFVPAGIAGCAAIVAYGLYKLKSRGNTKMSVHLIHMRVAAQGFVVGAMTLGVVYSMYKEYFTKPRVQEK, from the exons ATGTCGTCTGTTGAGAACTATGAAGAGTTGGAGTCAAAGCTCATGAGAAAGGTGAAGGAGAACCCGTTTGTTCCTGCag GAATAGCAGGATGTGCTGCAATTGTCGCCTATGGCCTTTACAAGCTGAAGAGCAGAGGAAATACGAAGATGTCCGTACACCTCATCCATATGCGTGTGGCAGCCCAGGGCTTTGTGGTTGGTGCAATGACACTTG GGGTTGTCTACTCAATGTATAAAGAATACTTCACAAAGCCAAGAGTTCAAGAAAAATGA
- the LOC108937521 gene encoding coiled-coil domain-containing protein 13-like isoform X3 codes for MQNPGDPMEMCCSERSPVASAIPWHSEDERIKANLRLQFQALQELQLKRLQKRLEKKKPEEKRMEKQEHSGVLLDGNGRDDLKLPDLNLKSPSNRMLREEAALVQDEGGRIPSIVSQKHPERKNVNKRKEGDLLVSKDSHGMSEDVAAAKIVQLAKRNKELTAALEQEQTKVKQAKNRVKDLEKELQNLISLNVARGDKKMSSKLQESWASQFLAESPEVKSLQEKLSAANFKITEYRNQIQAVKQELKMAHKVLSSEVGEDVSLQQLLSSPGTWRGRSQQILALQARVRELEQQLGQAAHKRMQSDAEPHEDTQRSPFPRDKSVGHLRNMEREKREAVERLTEAYESLLKDHEELKKKLDASKARNQILSTEAKTLRTQVTTLLDKGQHDNELIDTLQRQMKQLREALKQLSQQHLLSQETQRNLEQRLNSEAQRYGGLVEQLRLMVAERELKIKTLEKEVQAELLRSRDSEDCRAKGAACTFRAAPTEDDITKSSVSKLSHDIVEAGAAVPPSGGKDFAGDHSGVSSEQKLQEEQQRIGTAPASGRTSTIGSNAAQVQSLKVKFEEYRALYQAASVERDKLLELVKVHQARQGTECHKQGPGG; via the exons ATGCAG aATCCTGGAGATCCAATGGAAATGTGCTGCTCAGAGCGCTCTCCAGTGGCCAGTGCCATCCCATGGCACAGCGAAGACGAAAGGATCAAGGCAAACTTGAGGCTGCAGttccaggctctgcaggagcTGCAATTGAAACGGCTGCAGAAGCgcctggagaagaagaagccCGAGGAGAAGCGGATGGAGAAGCAGGAGCACAGTGGTGTCTTGCTGGACGGCAATGGTCGCGATGACCTGAAGCTCCCAGACTTAAATCTGAAATCACCCAGTAATAG GATGCTGCGGGAGGAGGCGGCTCTGGTGCAGGATGAGGGCGGCAGGATTCCCAGCATTGTGAGCCAAAAGCACCCGGAGAGAAAGAATGTGAATAAGAGGAAGGAAGGGGACCTGCTTGTTTCAAAAG ACTCGCATGGCATGTCCGAAGATGTGGCCGCTGCAAAGATTGTGCAGTTGgccaaaagaaacaaagagctcACTGCTGCACTTGAACAAGAACAGACAAAAGTCAAGCAGGCCAAAAACAGGGTGAAAGACCTGGAGAAGGAG CTCCAGAACTTAATATCTCTGAATGTTGCTCGTGGGGACAAAAAGATGTCATCCAAGCTACAAGAGTCATGGGCATCACAATTTTTG GCCGAGAGTCCTGAAGTGAAATCCCTGCAGGAGAAACTCTCTGCTGCCAATTTTAAAATAACGGAATACCGAAATCAGATCCAGGCTGTGAAACAGGAGCTGAAAATGGCACACAAG gtccTGAGCAGCGAGGTGGGGGAAGATGTCAGTCTGCAGCAGTTGCTGAGCTCTCCAGGGACCTGGAGGGGACGTTCCCAGCAGATCCTGGCCCTGCAGGCACGG GTGCGGGAACTAGAGCAGCAGTTGGGACAGGCGGCACACAAGAGGATGCAAAGTGATGCCGAGCCACACGAGGACACGCAAAGGTCCCCGTTTCCCCGGGACAAGAGCGTTGGCCACCTGCGCAACATGGAGCGGGAAAAGCGGGAGGCTGTGGAG AGGCTCACAGAGGCCTACGAGTCTCTGCTAAAGGACCATGAGGAGCTTAAGAAAAAGCTGGATGCCTCAAAGGCCAGGAATCAGATTCTGAGCACAGAGGCAAAGACACTGAGGACCCAAGTGACCACACTACTGGACAAGGGCCAGCATGACAACGAGCTGATAGACACCTTGCAG AGACAGATGAAGCAGCTGCGGGAGGCGCTGAAGCAGCTGAGCCAGCAGCATCTACTCTCCCAGGAGACCCAGAGGAACCTGGAGCAGCGACTGAACAGTGAAGCCCAACGCTACGGTGGCCTGGTGGAGCAGCTCCGGCTTATGGTGGCTGAGAGAGAGCTCAAGATCAAGACACTGGAGAAGGAGGTGCAAGCAGAGTTGCTCAGG AGTCGTGACAGCGAGGACTGCAGAGCCAAGGGTGCTGCTTGTACTTTTAGAGCTGCACCAACAGAGGATGATATCACCAAGAG CTCAGTTTCCAAACTTAGCCATGATATAGTGgaagcaggagcagcagtgcCTCCTTCAGGAGGAAAGGACTTTGCTGG GGATCACAGTGGAGTGAGCAGTGAGCAGAAACTTCAGGAGGAACAGCAGAGGATTGGTACAGCGCCCGCTTCAGGACGGACCTCCACAATTGG CTCGAATGCGGCCCAAGTGCAGTCTCTGAAGGTGAAGTTTGAAGAGTACCGGGCACTCTATCAAGCAGCCAGTGTGGAGAGAGACAAGCTTCTTGAGCTGGTGAAAGTGCATCAGGCCAG ACAGGGAACAGAGTGCCACAAACAAGGTCCTGGAGGCTGA
- the LOC108937521 gene encoding coiled-coil domain-containing protein 13-like isoform X1 has translation MQNPGDPMEMCCSERSPVASAIPWHSEDERIKANLRLQFQALQELQLKRLQKRLEKKKPEEKRMEKQEHSGVLLDGNGRDDLKLPDLNLKSPSNRMLREEAALVQDEGGRIPSIVSQKHPERKNVNKRKEGDLLVSKDSHGMSEDVAAAKIVQLAKRNKELTAALEQEQTKVKQAKNRVKDLEKELQNLISLNVARGDKKMSSKLQESWASQFLAESPEVKSLQEKLSAANFKITEYRNQIQAVKQELKMAHKVLSSEVGEDVSLQQLLSSPGTWRGRSQQILALQARVRELEQQLGQAAHKRMQSDAEPHEDTQRSPFPRDKSVGHLRNMEREKREAVERLTEAYESLLKDHEELKKKLDASKARNQILSTEAKTLRTQVTTLLDKGQHDNELIDTLQRQMKQLREALKQLSQQHLLSQETQRNLEQRLNSEAQRYGGLVEQLRLMVAERELKIKTLEKEVQAELLRSRDSEDCRAKGAACTFRAAPTEDDITKSSVSKLSHDIVEAGAAVPPSGGKDFAGDHSGVSSEQKLQEEQQRIGTAPASGRTSTIGSNAAQVQSLKVKFEEYRALYQAASVERDKLLELVKVHQAREQSATNKVLEAEQKLQEERRRGVFLEQQLAKARMDQGKELRSKGGAKGRAGASVSSCTSQTDLSPGSHLGIAMEAQINELSARLDAQQEESEALRATLRNLRQAKENDLRLYSEMIDQVKQVFLQALRQHRRDTSPGTQC, from the exons ATGCAG aATCCTGGAGATCCAATGGAAATGTGCTGCTCAGAGCGCTCTCCAGTGGCCAGTGCCATCCCATGGCACAGCGAAGACGAAAGGATCAAGGCAAACTTGAGGCTGCAGttccaggctctgcaggagcTGCAATTGAAACGGCTGCAGAAGCgcctggagaagaagaagccCGAGGAGAAGCGGATGGAGAAGCAGGAGCACAGTGGTGTCTTGCTGGACGGCAATGGTCGCGATGACCTGAAGCTCCCAGACTTAAATCTGAAATCACCCAGTAATAG GATGCTGCGGGAGGAGGCGGCTCTGGTGCAGGATGAGGGCGGCAGGATTCCCAGCATTGTGAGCCAAAAGCACCCGGAGAGAAAGAATGTGAATAAGAGGAAGGAAGGGGACCTGCTTGTTTCAAAAG ACTCGCATGGCATGTCCGAAGATGTGGCCGCTGCAAAGATTGTGCAGTTGgccaaaagaaacaaagagctcACTGCTGCACTTGAACAAGAACAGACAAAAGTCAAGCAGGCCAAAAACAGGGTGAAAGACCTGGAGAAGGAG CTCCAGAACTTAATATCTCTGAATGTTGCTCGTGGGGACAAAAAGATGTCATCCAAGCTACAAGAGTCATGGGCATCACAATTTTTG GCCGAGAGTCCTGAAGTGAAATCCCTGCAGGAGAAACTCTCTGCTGCCAATTTTAAAATAACGGAATACCGAAATCAGATCCAGGCTGTGAAACAGGAGCTGAAAATGGCACACAAG gtccTGAGCAGCGAGGTGGGGGAAGATGTCAGTCTGCAGCAGTTGCTGAGCTCTCCAGGGACCTGGAGGGGACGTTCCCAGCAGATCCTGGCCCTGCAGGCACGG GTGCGGGAACTAGAGCAGCAGTTGGGACAGGCGGCACACAAGAGGATGCAAAGTGATGCCGAGCCACACGAGGACACGCAAAGGTCCCCGTTTCCCCGGGACAAGAGCGTTGGCCACCTGCGCAACATGGAGCGGGAAAAGCGGGAGGCTGTGGAG AGGCTCACAGAGGCCTACGAGTCTCTGCTAAAGGACCATGAGGAGCTTAAGAAAAAGCTGGATGCCTCAAAGGCCAGGAATCAGATTCTGAGCACAGAGGCAAAGACACTGAGGACCCAAGTGACCACACTACTGGACAAGGGCCAGCATGACAACGAGCTGATAGACACCTTGCAG AGACAGATGAAGCAGCTGCGGGAGGCGCTGAAGCAGCTGAGCCAGCAGCATCTACTCTCCCAGGAGACCCAGAGGAACCTGGAGCAGCGACTGAACAGTGAAGCCCAACGCTACGGTGGCCTGGTGGAGCAGCTCCGGCTTATGGTGGCTGAGAGAGAGCTCAAGATCAAGACACTGGAGAAGGAGGTGCAAGCAGAGTTGCTCAGG AGTCGTGACAGCGAGGACTGCAGAGCCAAGGGTGCTGCTTGTACTTTTAGAGCTGCACCAACAGAGGATGATATCACCAAGAG CTCAGTTTCCAAACTTAGCCATGATATAGTGgaagcaggagcagcagtgcCTCCTTCAGGAGGAAAGGACTTTGCTGG GGATCACAGTGGAGTGAGCAGTGAGCAGAAACTTCAGGAGGAACAGCAGAGGATTGGTACAGCGCCCGCTTCAGGACGGACCTCCACAATTGG CTCGAATGCGGCCCAAGTGCAGTCTCTGAAGGTGAAGTTTGAAGAGTACCGGGCACTCTATCAAGCAGCCAGTGTGGAGAGAGACAAGCTTCTTGAGCTGGTGAAAGTGCATCAGGCCAG GGAACAGAGTGCCACAAACAAGGTCCTGGAGGCTGAGCagaagctgcaggaggagcgACGGAGGGGCGTGTTTCTGGAGCAACAGCTGGCGAAGGCCCGAATGGACCAGGGGAAGGAGCTCAGGTCTAAGGGCGGAGCTAAGGGCCGGGCAG GAGCAAGTGTGTCTAGCTGCACCAGCCAGACTGACCTGTCCCCAGGAAGCCACTTGGGTATCGCCATGGAGGCCCAGATCAATGAGCTTTCGGCCAG GCTGGACGCGCAGCAGGAGGAGAGCGAGGCACTCAGGGCCACCCTACGGAACCTGCGACAGGCCAAGGAGAATGACCTGCGGCTCTACAGCGAAATGATAGACCAGGTCAAGCAGGTCTTCCTGCAGGCCTTGCGGCAGCACCGGCGAGACACAAGCCCTGGGACGCAGTGCTAG
- the LOC108937521 gene encoding coiled-coil domain-containing protein 13-like isoform X2, with the protein MEMCCSERSPVASAIPWHSEDERIKANLRLQFQALQELQLKRLQKRLEKKKPEEKRMEKQEHSGVLLDGNGRDDLKLPDLNLKSPSNRMLREEAALVQDEGGRIPSIVSQKHPERKNVNKRKEGDLLVSKDSHGMSEDVAAAKIVQLAKRNKELTAALEQEQTKVKQAKNRVKDLEKELQNLISLNVARGDKKMSSKLQESWASQFLAESPEVKSLQEKLSAANFKITEYRNQIQAVKQELKMAHKVLSSEVGEDVSLQQLLSSPGTWRGRSQQILALQARVRELEQQLGQAAHKRMQSDAEPHEDTQRSPFPRDKSVGHLRNMEREKREAVERLTEAYESLLKDHEELKKKLDASKARNQILSTEAKTLRTQVTTLLDKGQHDNELIDTLQRQMKQLREALKQLSQQHLLSQETQRNLEQRLNSEAQRYGGLVEQLRLMVAERELKIKTLEKEVQAELLRSRDSEDCRAKGAACTFRAAPTEDDITKSSVSKLSHDIVEAGAAVPPSGGKDFAGDHSGVSSEQKLQEEQQRIGTAPASGRTSTIGSNAAQVQSLKVKFEEYRALYQAASVERDKLLELVKVHQAREQSATNKVLEAEQKLQEERRRGVFLEQQLAKARMDQGKELRSKGGAKGRAGASVSSCTSQTDLSPGSHLGIAMEAQINELSARLDAQQEESEALRATLRNLRQAKENDLRLYSEMIDQVKQVFLQALRQHRRDTSPGTQC; encoded by the exons ATGGAAATGTGCTGCTCAGAGCGCTCTCCAGTGGCCAGTGCCATCCCATGGCACAGCGAAGACGAAAGGATCAAGGCAAACTTGAGGCTGCAGttccaggctctgcaggagcTGCAATTGAAACGGCTGCAGAAGCgcctggagaagaagaagccCGAGGAGAAGCGGATGGAGAAGCAGGAGCACAGTGGTGTCTTGCTGGACGGCAATGGTCGCGATGACCTGAAGCTCCCAGACTTAAATCTGAAATCACCCAGTAATAG GATGCTGCGGGAGGAGGCGGCTCTGGTGCAGGATGAGGGCGGCAGGATTCCCAGCATTGTGAGCCAAAAGCACCCGGAGAGAAAGAATGTGAATAAGAGGAAGGAAGGGGACCTGCTTGTTTCAAAAG ACTCGCATGGCATGTCCGAAGATGTGGCCGCTGCAAAGATTGTGCAGTTGgccaaaagaaacaaagagctcACTGCTGCACTTGAACAAGAACAGACAAAAGTCAAGCAGGCCAAAAACAGGGTGAAAGACCTGGAGAAGGAG CTCCAGAACTTAATATCTCTGAATGTTGCTCGTGGGGACAAAAAGATGTCATCCAAGCTACAAGAGTCATGGGCATCACAATTTTTG GCCGAGAGTCCTGAAGTGAAATCCCTGCAGGAGAAACTCTCTGCTGCCAATTTTAAAATAACGGAATACCGAAATCAGATCCAGGCTGTGAAACAGGAGCTGAAAATGGCACACAAG gtccTGAGCAGCGAGGTGGGGGAAGATGTCAGTCTGCAGCAGTTGCTGAGCTCTCCAGGGACCTGGAGGGGACGTTCCCAGCAGATCCTGGCCCTGCAGGCACGG GTGCGGGAACTAGAGCAGCAGTTGGGACAGGCGGCACACAAGAGGATGCAAAGTGATGCCGAGCCACACGAGGACACGCAAAGGTCCCCGTTTCCCCGGGACAAGAGCGTTGGCCACCTGCGCAACATGGAGCGGGAAAAGCGGGAGGCTGTGGAG AGGCTCACAGAGGCCTACGAGTCTCTGCTAAAGGACCATGAGGAGCTTAAGAAAAAGCTGGATGCCTCAAAGGCCAGGAATCAGATTCTGAGCACAGAGGCAAAGACACTGAGGACCCAAGTGACCACACTACTGGACAAGGGCCAGCATGACAACGAGCTGATAGACACCTTGCAG AGACAGATGAAGCAGCTGCGGGAGGCGCTGAAGCAGCTGAGCCAGCAGCATCTACTCTCCCAGGAGACCCAGAGGAACCTGGAGCAGCGACTGAACAGTGAAGCCCAACGCTACGGTGGCCTGGTGGAGCAGCTCCGGCTTATGGTGGCTGAGAGAGAGCTCAAGATCAAGACACTGGAGAAGGAGGTGCAAGCAGAGTTGCTCAGG AGTCGTGACAGCGAGGACTGCAGAGCCAAGGGTGCTGCTTGTACTTTTAGAGCTGCACCAACAGAGGATGATATCACCAAGAG CTCAGTTTCCAAACTTAGCCATGATATAGTGgaagcaggagcagcagtgcCTCCTTCAGGAGGAAAGGACTTTGCTGG GGATCACAGTGGAGTGAGCAGTGAGCAGAAACTTCAGGAGGAACAGCAGAGGATTGGTACAGCGCCCGCTTCAGGACGGACCTCCACAATTGG CTCGAATGCGGCCCAAGTGCAGTCTCTGAAGGTGAAGTTTGAAGAGTACCGGGCACTCTATCAAGCAGCCAGTGTGGAGAGAGACAAGCTTCTTGAGCTGGTGAAAGTGCATCAGGCCAG GGAACAGAGTGCCACAAACAAGGTCCTGGAGGCTGAGCagaagctgcaggaggagcgACGGAGGGGCGTGTTTCTGGAGCAACAGCTGGCGAAGGCCCGAATGGACCAGGGGAAGGAGCTCAGGTCTAAGGGCGGAGCTAAGGGCCGGGCAG GAGCAAGTGTGTCTAGCTGCACCAGCCAGACTGACCTGTCCCCAGGAAGCCACTTGGGTATCGCCATGGAGGCCCAGATCAATGAGCTTTCGGCCAG GCTGGACGCGCAGCAGGAGGAGAGCGAGGCACTCAGGGCCACCCTACGGAACCTGCGACAGGCCAAGGAGAATGACCTGCGGCTCTACAGCGAAATGATAGACCAGGTCAAGCAGGTCTTCCTGCAGGCCTTGCGGCAGCACCGGCGAGACACAAGCCCTGGGACGCAGTGCTAG